From the genome of Carassius auratus strain Wakin chromosome 24, ASM336829v1, whole genome shotgun sequence:
cttctcttctcttctcttctcttctcttctcttctcttctcttctcttctcttctcttctcttctcttctcttctcttctcttctcttctcttctcttctcttcatcCAGACCCCAAAACCCCTGTGAACCTTACTTTGAATCCTGACTCCCAAAGAATGGAAGCCAGCTGGACCTTAGAACAAGGGAAGTATGAAATTTTTGAAGTGAATATTAATACAACTGCATACAAGTATACCAAGGAATATAATACTACAGACTTTCATTACACTTTCACTGAGCTGAAGGCAGGAGTGTATTACACCGTTTCAGTTGTCACTCGTAATGGTGGCCTGACAAGTGTAGCTGCTATAATGGAAGGTCACACCAGTgagtaattattattttgcattcactttttttccaAATAATGTGTCCACTGGCTTAAATCTCTGTCTTCATCACCTTTTCAAGTTCAGCTGTATAACATCTTGTTAATGAATTCACAGAGCCTGCTAAACCTACGTCTTTAAATGCCATCGCTCACAAAACTTCCGTAGACTTAAGCTGGAAAGCTCCAGATTTGTCAACGGGTGCCAAGATTAATTATATGGTGAAATGTCACAATTCTTTCTGGAAGGAATTAAATGAAACAATTACAACAGAGACAAAGCTCACTTTTCATAAATTAAGTCCAGGAACAAACTATACCTTTACTGTCCTTGTTGTGGTGGGAGATTCGAAGAGTGATGCAGAAACTGATTATGCAATGACAGGTGAAGACACtacattttgtttctttatgAAGCAAATCTTTAGCTTTGTTATTTGCAACTATTGCATTTCATGATAATGCTGttctaaaatgataataaaatgagtattttgagtatttttgCACACAGATTTCTAAAATTGTCTTTATTTTCAGAGCCTCAGAAAAGGACACTGGTCCTCACAATGTTGTGTTCCTCTGAAAAGCCTCTTTACTGTGACGAACCAGAAACTAGGGACGAACTTTTTACAAAGGTGAAGAAATGTTCAATGACTACATGAAGTTTGTTGCAATTTTGGCAGAATGGATGCACATGAGAAATAAAGATGATTAAAATATACAATGCTAAATGTGGAAACAGTTACTGTATATGTAGATTAAAATTATTATGGAAACAATTACATTTGTACTGGCATACTGATTACAAAAACTTGATTTTAatttgagcaatatttaaaaataaataaataaaatatttctgtgaACAGCTGgaaaagttatttgaaaaaaaatgtttttgtcttccAGCTGACAAGTGACTTTACTGAAAAATTTAAAGACATGGTCTACTGGAATCTTAGTTGGAAAACAATAAGGTTTGTAAAATCAGCTAGATCTCCCACCAGTTACATTTGTTAATATTTCTTAcagattataatttatatttacctCTGACTCTCTTTTCACAGAAACAATTGATGTGGCCTATACTACAACTAACAGGAAACATACTTTATCACATACTTAAGTGTGAATTTCtgcaaaaatggcatttaaaaaaaaatatatatatataataatttttataggACTGTGAATTTAGACTCGTTTTTGGACCTGATTTgcctttgtttatttttcttgttaCAAATtgcatattaacatatttactttaaatagaGTGGAGCTTTACCTTCAAAACTGTAACTTaaatactttctttaaaaaagataTTTGCTATAGTTTCAAGTGAATtccaatttaaattttaataatggaTTACTGCAGATTTCTTTGGTGTGTTTGGGATTggtttcattataaataaatatattacacatgGGTTTGTGTTTTTTCACTACTTTATGCAAGTCCTCAGAATAATTACTAAATTTGTCACGTCTACAACCACAAGTCATCATAAGACGTACTTCtctcttgttttccagtacaaatatatataaattcttagAAGCATATACAGCAGAACAAAAACAGCTCCACTTTGAAGTATTCCAGCTGATGTATCATGTTGTCATGTACTGTAGCAAATTCATATTTGCTATAAGTTTAAACTGATTTTGACCTTTTATGGGcattttttacctttataaagcagtttttttttttttttttttttttttttttttttttttacatttaatttgtcaaTAAGACATTTGGATTATTGCCAAGCAAATAGAGTCAGCATACACAAAATTAATTTTTGCATGCAAAGGAAACATAGAATTTCCATCTGAATGGCATATGGATGCTTCTACACTGTTTAATGTGGCTCAGAGtactttaacctgcagttacaatttttttaaataatgttttgacattttaaactAAACTTAAGTGTTGACAATTGATGtttgaaattgattttaaaaaataaacattttatttttttagatagaaAAAGCTTGCTTATGTCAAGCCTTCCAAACATACAGGTACCATTATTTTCCCATATTTGTTCTAATGGTACTTGAACTTTATAATTTAACATGTTAAATGAGGTCTGCCAAGTCTGAGGTGTAGTTCTTGGGTTGTCTGCCATTTCTCTGAGCGTAACACGGTCTGGTCTTGGGGTGAATTTCCTGGGATGTCCACTCTTGGGAGGATTGGTGTCTGTTTTGAGTGTCTTCCACTTGTGAATAAACTTCCTCACAGTAGAATGATGGAATTCCTGATGTCTTACCTCCTTGGCATTGTGTTAACCAGCAAACTGCCAAAATTTTATACAACTTGTTGGCGTTTTTTcagtgtatgcttcagacatAGGTCAcaatgaggtgttccccatagagACTCCTAGAGGACgtagtgtctcgttccctactctgGGAACcgtggttacatttgtaacctgagacctTATTTTAGAGCTTAACACTTTTtgtatcaaaatacatttttggtttttAAGAAATTAGTTATTAAGTTATTcgctttttttttgtgattaaagcattatttaaagattacaaaaaatataattgagaTCTTTCAAGTACAAATAACATAAGAAACTTCAAAtcatgttttttgaacattatgaGAAAGTTCCATAATTACTTTAAGAATGTTTTTCCtaacatttatataacatttattatataacattattgtaAAAGTTGTGAGAGTGTTCCCTGTTAACTTTGGCTAACGTTCTGGCAAGCTTTACTTAAATACTCAGTATTTAGTCAACGGACAATTGTTGACTAAATACAAAAGTCTGAGGTGTAGTTCACAACTTTTACAATAATGTTATAGAGtagaaattcactaaaatattagaaaacatCTGCATGGTCCTTGTAACCGGataattattgcttttattaagCATGTGCACATTGgttaacatttaacaaatattacAAGAAACATTAGCAAAAGGCTCCTAATATATTGAAATGTAATGACTTAAGAATAAAAAATTGCTAAGTTGATTActgtcaaaatcattaaaaagcagcaatataaaataacaaatatctaGTATTTCCAGAAGATAACAgtataaaaatttatttgcatGTCTGAATGTGCTCTGAAATATTGCAAGTATAAAACaatgtgcattgttgcaatgttgCCATCACTTTAGAGCATGTAAACGACTTCTATAAAAATGATATGTTCTTCCACACTTTAAAACCACCAAAATCGACTTCAAACAAAGTACAGCACAAAAAGCTGAAACCAAACAAGATTTAGAAGGGAATTAAATGTTGCGACATAAGACACACTTCAAAACTGATGGTAAGTGGCACTAAATGTGAACATATATGACCATAACAGACCCAAAcaggcttttttttctgctgaatcCTATTTTTAATCagtctccatcacacacacatgaGTGTGTTTGCACATGCTGCCCAGCAGGAACAGTAAACAgtacatatacacaaacacagagaacaaGCGCAGTCTTACATTGAAACATTTCCAGATGTCCACAAGTTTGCAGATTAATTATGAATGAGTTTTGTTCACAAACAGGAACGTTTGTTAATGTTTACAGTAGTCAGAATTTGACTCCAGTGTGTTCATGTTAAATCAGGGATGAACAACTTCGAAGACGACCAAACGTCCCTCTCATATCTGCATCTCCCAACAGACTCACTGAAGTTTGAGTCTCGGACAGAAACAGATTTATATCACTGTCAGGGACATAACAACAACatatctattttaaatgtttaaaaataatacaaatcaagCCTTATTTATATTACAGCATTGGTGTCTCACATTATAGAAGAATCATCTCTGGAGGTCTGAGTGACAATATGTGGAAGGCCatttcatttacattatatttttttaaagttgggAAAAATTTAAAACGTATACATAAAAAGGTCAATTATGAGATTGAGATTCAAAAGTATGATTGAGATTCAAAAGTATGACATAATTAAAAATTGacaaattatgagaaaaaaaatctaaattatgtcatacTAATTTAAAGTCAAAATAATGAGATAAGAATTCATTATTATGACAAAAAGCCAAAATGAGAAGTCTAtgacaaaaaattctaaattgatATTAACTCTAAAGTATGAGATAGTCATACGAATTTACGATATTATGATATAGTTGAATTTtgatatagacatttaaaattcTGAAATACTAAGTGTAAAGTATGACAAATACACAGTCATCACAGTCAAAGTTATGagacaaaaataattatgaaaaaagtaaaaattgagATACAAAGTCATAATTAAGACACATAGCTGAAATTATGAGATAGTTGAATTGACAAGGTCAAAAGTATGAGATAGAAAGTCAtagttatgacaaaaaaaaggtttcatcAAATTGACATAATTCAAAATGATGAATAACTAAATGTGAAGTATGACATAAATAGACATAATTATAACAAATGtccaattatgagataaaaaaaggataaaaacatTGAAATTGTGATAaacattaaatactttttttgtgtcaTAATTTTGACGTTATCTCATAATTGGGCTCTGTAGTAATTTCGACTTTATAATGATCGTAATTACCTATAAACtcaaaacaaaatttatttaatttttggcaATTTTGACTTCAGAATTATTATCTCATTTTTATATCTCACGATTTtaactttttgacacttttttttaagtatgtttttttttcttttatggcagaATTGGGCTTCCATACAGTGTAACTATACTATGTTAATTTCATGtcataattatcataattatgaaattacaaccTTCAAAGTTTTTAACCTCCTCCTCCTCTGTCCATAGCGACTCTCATAATGCTAGCATGAATCCATGTGGCTTTATCACTACATTAATTTACCTTCTgcaaaatattaaacaacaacaacaacaaaagcctGAAACCAGATGATTGCAGCAGTTTAAAGCTAGAGTTTGAGTTTTGGCTtgttaatataaaagtaaaagatCTGCCTCctcaaataaattacattccaTTATGATCGAGCATGTAATAGCTCAGTCAAAATGTTCAGCTTATGTCTCTTGTTAGCAGAAATATTAACTCTAGCAGCCTTATTAACATGCTTCTGAGAGGAAACGATGCTAAATATTCTCTAGTCCAACAGAGATGATTTTTCCTTCAAGATTATCTTGACCAAGTGTTGGTTGGCGTCACGTTTGTGAGGGAAGCCAGGTTTAGTTTGGGACTTTTAAACTGTGACTCTATCACCCTTCCTGTAAAAATGCACAAGCAAAGGCCTCTATTTCCTGTCTCACagtacacacacttcctgattTGATATGAAACACTAAGAAATAAATACCATTTATAAACTACACAGAGCATGTTTCCAGTAAATTACAGCAGGTGTTTCTCCAAGCAGCATAAAATACGCATAAAACACAGCCACATGATTGGACTCAGTCTTTCGTCACGAGGCTGATACAAAGCCGTCGTGACGCAGTGAGAAGTTGCACAGTGATAGACGATCGTCGACACACCGGTCTTCAGTGCATGCATACAGCGAACAGATCCTAGTCGACATATAAAACACTGCGATTGAGATTAGCAAAACATACAGACTCaaaaatctgattttaaaatgttttctgtacGTTAATCGTCATTTCCTACTCTTGATAACTGGAGTCTCCAGCCACACACACTGCAAAGTTTCAGTAGTGACAActgcatttaaatatgaattatgtcTCCTAAACTAGATATACACCAATATATCTTCAGACTGAAACATTTCTAGCACCTTTAGCGTGTCTGAAGCATTTTGGTTTATGTTTTTTCAgtcttaaaaatgcatttactagCCCTCAAAGAAGTGCAACGCTCTTCTGCAACAGTCtcgagcagtggttctcaacttacTGTTTCGAAGGGGAAATAAGAAACCAAATGCAACTATAAAAGTCAAACAGGCTTTAAAAGGAAAATGTATCTTTCTTTCATTCGTCCAATCAAACTCTACTCTATTTCAACCAATTAATCTGTCATTTGGTAGAagagaattaaattaaacatataaaGGTTGTTTGATACCAaaagaactaaataaaataaaaacctcaggtgacattaaatatttttttttattattatttgagcatTTACAAATGTGGTTTCCTATTAAGTCTAATGTTAATACCTTTGCATGTATTTGGAGCTAAACAGCTCATGCTCAGTTTAAtctataaaatatcaatattatatcCTGAAATAATCTAGATTTTGAAATGTTgtttgtctcttctgctcaccaaagctgcatttatttcattaaaaattcaataaaaacattaatattgtgaaatattattacaatttcaaataatcaatttctatttaaaaatattctaatatgtaatttattcctgtaattcaAAGTTGAATTGTCagtatgatccttcagaaataattctaaactcattattattattgctcaattattattggtgctcaattattaaaAACAGGTCTTAAAAGTATAAAAACTTACTCAAAACTTTTGACCTGTAGTGTATAATATAATTTCCGTGTTTgattttaaagagatttttgtGCACTTTTGGGTCACCACGTGATGTATGCATGATtgagcaaaaccagttgagaaccactgacagTTAATGTGATGTTTGCAATTTCATATTTGggagatttactattaaaaatctTTCAGGTGAAAAATAACAAAGGACTGTAAAAGCCACAGGTACAGCCATAACAATCAAGATACcagttaaaacacacaaacattggGATTTTAAATATAACAGTACGAACAAAGCAGAAACATCTTAGTTTTTGTCCGGATTGATCTCATAATACATAGCAAAATCCTGTTGGTTACGGTGCGAGATTTCATGCATTTGCAGGCATTGTTTGATGCAGAAGTCTATGTTCGCTATGCTAACGCTAGCATGCAAACACATGCTGACAGATGCTGCACCTTGTCTGGGTTGCACAGATAGACAACGTTGAAAAAAAGTCTTGCAAACCAAAGTCAAACTGCATGTTTGTTCTTTGCACTAACTACAAACATGTCACAAGTACAAAGGCATTTCAGCAAAGCGTGGCTGTCGGTTCATCCGAAAGCAGATTTATTGCAAACTTGACACAAAAACTCCCAGCAGCCGATGTTTTAACGCATTGAAACACAAGCCAAACTCCGTGCAAGAGGCACAAAAGCATATTTCCTTCAGTTGCATGTACTTCTCCAGTTTTCCAAATGCTTCGAATGCATTAATCTCAAAATGCAAGGATGCACGCTCGCTCATAAGGCTGGACTATAATTTAAGAACAATATATACCGCGATATATTACTTCAATAACGGTGATATGAATTTTAACCATTTCCGATATACATTTCCAGTGTTTCATATACATTGCTTCACAATGTGGTTAAAACGTATCTGTATATTTGTAGGAAACCGACTGCCttcgttttaatttaatttaacattatgtCTAATTGTTCAAATCAATATCGGAGTTATAACCAGAGTCGCACTAGACTTTAAGCATGTGGAATTGCTTGATCTTTGTATTGCAAAGCGAAATGCAAAACTTTTTGCACAGGCATGCATTTCCATTCTGATGCATTTGCATGTGCATGAAAGGAAGTCAAGGGAACGGAATCTATATCATATCAACCGAAATTAAGCGATATATCGTGATATAATTGTTCTCAATATCATCCAGACCTATGTTAGCAGTACAGTGACATCCGGCTGCGTCGCATTGCCTCGCTGATCAGGTACGCAGGATTGATTTCCGGTTCCTCCGTCATTACCTCGATGTTCTGCCACTCGCCGCACTGATTGGACTTTTTGATCGTGTCCACGACGCAAAGCGCGTAAAGACAGTCCTCAAAAGTGGCGGCCATCGTCAGCGGCCGTCCGTCCCACGTTCGCCGGTCGTCTTGATCCTGAAACGCCTGCCGTACGGCTTGAACCATGCAGATGGTGCCGGTGAGATACGGAGACGGGATGTCCCGGAACGCTTTGTCCGGTAGAGACGCGTTCCCGACAGCCGTGTTGTCCTTTAAAAGCAGCTCCTGTCCTTTTCCACCATCGTTTTTCTGTCCGTACAAATCCGTCCCGCAAACCGTCAACCTTCCAGACGTACCGACCACCACAACCTCCTGCCGAAACTCCCCCGGGACGTTAAAATTGAGCGTGACCGTGCAGCAAGCGCCTCCTTCAAGCACCATCTGAAAGGTGCAGAAGTCGTCGCTGGTGATCTGTCGGATCCCACGGATGTGATCCGTCTGCTTGACGAACGTCTTGAGGAAGCCGTGCACCTTCGCCGCACGCCGACCCGTTAGAAACGTGAGCAGGTCGATGATGTAGCTCCCGACCGAATGCAGCCCGCCGCCCCCCATCAGGTCATCACAGCTCCAGTTGTACTTCTTCCCGAGGAGACTCCCGCTGTGAACCTGCGCCTCGCAGACCAGGAGCTCGCCCGCGTAACcctcctccagcagctccttcATCCGGACGAAGGCGGGGAGGAAGCGCAGCACGTTACCCATGATGCTCAGCAGCTTCGGGTAGTACTGGGCCGCTGACATCATGTGGAAAGCGTCCAGCGGCGTAGCCGTCCGGTCACAGATCACGTTTTTGCCAATTCCTAGAAACGGGAATGAGAGAACGTTAGACGTATAGATGAtttcaaaacaatacaaaacgcACCTAAAAAAAGAACAACACAAACAGGACATAATGGACTGAAATATCCTAATTGAGAAATATactcaaaatgtaaacaaaatatagaTTATTTGAATATGCTTTAGGAGAAAATACCATTTTAGCTGGTCTATGTGTTACTGTTTCttggtaattattttttacatttacgagattttttttttttttttttttttttaataaggaacaCAATCTAACTGAAGGTTTCCTTTCATTGTAGTACCTATTAATACCAAAAGATGGCAAACTTTGCCCAGTATACATTTCAGACTTTGtttcaaaacaatgaaatatattttacagagaGGTTTgggtatttagattttttgaaaatgaataaaaagatctgttctgctcaccaaagctgcattcatttaataaaatatccacagtaaatacagtaatattgtgaaatattatcacaatattttctatgtgaacatctgctaaaatgtaatttattttagtgattaaatcttaattttttaacatcattactccagtcttaagtcttaagaaatcattataatatgctgatttttaggGAAACCgtggtgcattttatttttcaggattctttgatgaacagagagttcaaaataacagcgtttAATTGAAATGGgaatattttctaacattataaatgtatttactaacactttcgatcagtttaatgcatccttgctgaataaaagtattaatttctaaaaaaaaaaataacaataatatgtgATGCTGAATGATCAGTAGTGAAGTTCACTGTCTGACGAACAGCATTTATGTCAGGTTTACAGCAGGAAAAGCTAACAGGGTAATCTCCCCTTAGCTCTGGACGGAGTCAGAAAATCAATCCAGCGACCCATTTCTAAAATAACTCAACAGCAGACACCATTCAGAAACACTCagtaagtcaacatgaaatcaaaactggcTTTCTGTGAATGACTGATCAGTGCATGATGATATTCCTCAGAGAAATGCTCGTCTtccattaaaatataacaatctGCCACGCCTCTAAAACGACCTTCCTTTTCAGATGATGTCATCAATCCCTCTTATTCTTAAGCCCCTCCCCCAAAACCTGACTCAGTTCTGATTATAAGAGaacgagtgagtgagagagagagaagaagagttCATTAGTGTGAGGATACTAAGACTTTGCCATTTCTTCCTCTCTAGGGAACACGAACCACGAACATctgaaaaatcacaataaaagctGCCAAGGCAAACGCATATACAGGATTATAATATCTTAGCTCAGAAAGCATGAAAGTGAGCACAAACGCTCTGGTTTGTGGATGTGTGGGACTGTGGTTGATCTCCAGTCATGAATTATACAGAGACTCTGTATGATCTCTCTCAGACTCAGAGCACTGTGATCTGTATCACATCTCCATATGATGAATACTAGCACCAGCTTTAACAGAAGAATAACAAGAGATCGCTAGTGATCCACAAATGTACAtactttgtcttgttttccagataaaatatctttaaaacaaGATCATTTGACTTTATAAGCAAATAGAAAAAactgtttcattcatccaattaaaaatcaAATTAGGATAGTGATTCACATCTATATGttttaacttgagccaatgaaaataacaaaatatttatttttttttttcagtgtaaaaattatattaaataataattataaatattaactatatataatataaaatataaataagaataaattaaaaatatagttatCATTGGATAATATTAGGTCATTTAAATCTTTCTGCATTACTTATATAAGTATGCagaaagatttatatatatatatatatatatatatatatatatatatatatatattctttttatatttatatatatttctaaaataaaagaaaaattacaaatatttttagcaACAGAAGTGTAATGGAAACATGTTTGAAAATTGCTTTTGATTAACACTAAAAgggaaatatttttcttttcttttgataaaatacaagaaaaaaaatatatatatatatatattaaaatatgtatgtttttattatttattttttctttgcaactaaaataactaaattaactcTATGACACGATACACTGTATTAACCCTTCCCCGGACAATGATGACATAACTAATTTGTcacaattacaatattaataaaatttcaGCGAGCCACATAGCGTTGATATATTTCATCAATACTGACAGCAACAATGTTCAAAATGTCTTGGAAAACCAACCATAGTTACATTACTCGTTCTGCTTCTGCTGAGTTCATAAACGCTCGTCTGCAGATGCTGAGTTTGATTGGAGAGGAGATAATTACTGTACACTCCCATCCTCCAGATGGCGCTCTGTCACAGAGAGATCAGCTCAGGATGAGACACACGGATGACCAGATAAATAAACACCACTAGTTCAGCCGGAAAAACCCCAGAGACATGATCTGTTCAGGTTCAGTCCACATCAAATCTAAACTGACCCCATTTGCGTTTCTAAATGCACGCTCCAGCTCTTCTCTGAATAATTCATCAGTGCACGTCTGatccaaagaaaacaaatgtcCATCTGTAAAACACTTCATCAAAATCCCCTCAGTAATGACTTTTCTTTGTGGCTTGACGTCACCTGTATCTATCCTATTTTTTTCTGCTGGAAGATTTTGTTTCAGTCTGAAATATGACGCAGAAGGAAAGTAAAATGGGCTTTGAATGCTGTTGTCAAAAGATACATATTTTCCAAAAGCATGTTGAGGTTTACTGTATCAGATCTGCTCTGTACAACATATTTAGTTCAGCCTTTAACAATAAAGAGCTTTCTGCAGGCCCAGATTActtaccacaaacacacacacacacacacgtagacacatgcacgcacacacacacacacacacacacatacatatgaacacacacacacctgcacaaacacacacacacacacatgtatatatatttagcaaagattttattaaaactttgaaatatatatttcttagttttataaaatatacaaaatattaatatttttgcatcAGAATTTTGCAAAGTTCTTTCAATAAAATTGTtgcttttgaattaaaataatagatctattttatttttttttctctctctctctctctctctctctctatatatatatatatataactatatagacatttttgAATATCAAACAAACgtctattttacataaaatgttgcttttttcttcttcttttattcagaatttacaaataaaatgaaataga
Proteins encoded in this window:
- the LOC113042645 gene encoding receptor-type tyrosine-protein phosphatase H-like, which translates into the protein MTKVSANLMWRKPEGKRDFYSVHVECKSNESILHLDEKCLGEVCTINNLVPGYEYEFTVKAVVNATFGGVPSSASDYTKPSIVKNLKPTVKKESTVIIASWEPPVGGHSGYHYCLEEVDNSHECKDCSSMTSSSFTTNDKFTNADITTSSSSTTNLIMTTRSSSTTNNKITVCKNTTDNNISEIVNSSGSKFCLCVQALTKNDTIAGEMAVISAYTYPKTPVNLTLNPDSQRMEASWTLEQGKYEIFEVNINTTAYKYTKEYNTTDFHYTFTELKAGVYYTVSVVTRNGGLTSVAAIMEGHTKPAKPTSLNAIAHKTSVDLSWKAPDLSTGAKINYMVKCHNSFWKELNETITTETKLTFHKLSPGTNYTFTVLVVVGDSKSDAETDYAMTEPQKRTLVLTMLCSSEKPLYCDEPETRDELFTKLTSDFTEKFKDMVYWNLSWKTIRNN
- the gfod1 gene encoding glucose-fructose oxidoreductase domain-containing protein 1 isoform X1: MLPGVGVFGTSLTTRVIIPLLKSEGFSVKALWGRTQEEAEELARDMNVPFYTNRIDDVLLHPDVDLVCINLPPPLTRQIAVKTLGIGKNVICDRTATPLDAFHMMSAAQYYPKLLSIMGNVLRFLPAFVRMKELLEEGYAGELLVCEAQVHSGSLLGKKYNWSCDDLMGGGGLHSVGSYIIDLLTFLTGRRAAKVHGFLKTFVKQTDHIRGIRQITSDDFCTFQMVLEGGACCTVTLNFNVPGEFRQEVVVVGTSGRLTVCGTDLYGQKNDGGKGQELLLKDNTAVGNASLPDKAFRDIPSPYLTGTICMVQAVRQAFQDQDDRRTWDGRPLTMAATFEDCLYALCVVDTIKKSNQCGEWQNIEVMTEEPEINPAYLISEAMRRSRMSLYC
- the gfod1 gene encoding glucose-fructose oxidoreductase domain-containing protein 1 isoform X2, with protein sequence MMSAAQYYPKLLSIMGNVLRFLPAFVRMKELLEEGYAGELLVCEAQVHSGSLLGKKYNWSCDDLMGGGGLHSVGSYIIDLLTFLTGRRAAKVHGFLKTFVKQTDHIRGIRQITSDDFCTFQMVLEGGACCTVTLNFNVPGEFRQEVVVVGTSGRLTVCGTDLYGQKNDGGKGQELLLKDNTAVGNASLPDKAFRDIPSPYLTGTICMVQAVRQAFQDQDDRRTWDGRPLTMAATFEDCLYALCVVDTIKKSNQCGEWQNIEVMTEEPEINPAYLISEAMRRSRMSLYC